One window from the genome of Dyadobacter sp. CECT 9275 encodes:
- a CDS encoding protein-disulfide reductase DsbD family protein: MKRIPILSFAILLALSHISLFAQIQKPKAQWTYTFSKSEVKKGETVDLIFTATIDKDWYLYSSDFDPDLGPILTTFKLEKNSTFETIGKLKPQGPKTKFEEIWNGNVKYFEGKGVFKQTVKILSNNPVIKGSSEYQTCSHITGLCILGNNDFEFTGLKVVASAPGATGQPVNETVAAATDNKLAKSEVKSEKDTVLPRQLAVKDTAVSKASVTAQVTVTPENDNAGAGSSLWGFALAAFFSGLVALLTPCVFPIIPMTVSFFTNQESGKIKAFVYGISIILIYTLIGTVVSRINGPAFANFLSTHWLPNLLFFAIFFVFALSFLGLFEIVLPSGFVNKMDQKADQGGYVGVFFMAFTLVLVSFSCTGPIVGSLLVASAGGEVVKPIVGMAAFSSAFAIPFTLFALFPQWLKSLPKSGGWLNTVKVVLGFLELALALKFFSIADQVYHWRLLDREIYLAFWIVIFGMLGFYLLGKIRTPHDSVVEKVSVPRILLSIITFTFVIYMIPGMWGAPLKALAGYLPPRSTIDFDLTKRGSGTMVTSPGVTKKYTNLFHLPHDLDGFFDYQEALAYSRTVNKPVFIDFTGHGCVNCREMEERVWSDPAVLQRLRNDFVIVALYVDDKSELPEAEWYTSTYDQKVKKTIGAQNADLQIVKYNNNAQPHYCLVDGDGKLLVAPKNYDLDPVKFGAFLDSGKAAFRK; the protein is encoded by the coding sequence ATGAAACGTATCCCAATTTTATCATTCGCTATTTTACTCGCCCTGAGCCACATATCCCTTTTTGCTCAGATACAGAAACCCAAAGCGCAATGGACCTATACCTTCTCTAAAAGTGAAGTAAAAAAGGGTGAAACAGTGGATCTGATTTTCACGGCAACGATTGATAAGGACTGGTATCTGTATTCTTCCGATTTTGATCCTGACCTGGGACCTATCCTGACTACTTTTAAACTAGAAAAGAACAGCACTTTTGAAACCATCGGAAAACTGAAACCTCAGGGACCCAAAACCAAATTTGAAGAAATCTGGAATGGTAATGTAAAGTACTTTGAAGGAAAAGGCGTTTTTAAGCAAACCGTAAAAATATTAAGTAACAATCCTGTTATCAAAGGAAGCTCGGAATACCAGACCTGCAGCCACATTACGGGCTTATGTATTCTGGGAAACAACGATTTCGAGTTTACGGGATTAAAAGTGGTTGCCTCCGCACCGGGTGCTACCGGACAACCTGTAAACGAAACCGTTGCTGCGGCCACGGATAACAAGCTGGCAAAATCAGAAGTAAAATCTGAAAAAGATACTGTTTTGCCCAGACAGCTGGCTGTGAAAGATACAGCGGTGTCAAAAGCGTCTGTCACCGCTCAGGTTACGGTCACTCCCGAAAACGACAATGCCGGCGCAGGAAGCTCCTTGTGGGGATTTGCGCTGGCTGCATTTTTTTCGGGCCTGGTGGCTTTGCTGACTCCCTGCGTCTTCCCGATCATCCCGATGACGGTAAGTTTTTTTACAAATCAGGAGAGCGGGAAAATCAAGGCCTTCGTATATGGCATATCCATCATACTGATTTATACTTTAATAGGTACCGTGGTGTCACGAATCAACGGACCGGCATTTGCCAACTTTCTCAGTACGCATTGGCTTCCCAATTTGTTGTTTTTTGCCATATTTTTTGTTTTTGCACTTTCCTTTTTAGGGTTGTTCGAGATTGTACTGCCCAGTGGTTTTGTGAATAAAATGGATCAGAAAGCAGACCAGGGCGGGTATGTTGGCGTGTTTTTCATGGCCTTTACTTTAGTACTGGTCTCCTTTTCCTGCACCGGGCCGATCGTAGGCAGCCTGTTGGTAGCATCCGCTGGTGGCGAAGTAGTGAAGCCGATCGTGGGGATGGCTGCCTTTTCGTCTGCGTTTGCCATTCCTTTTACCTTGTTTGCCCTGTTTCCCCAGTGGCTCAAATCACTGCCCAAATCTGGCGGCTGGCTCAATACGGTGAAGGTGGTACTGGGATTTCTGGAACTTGCGCTGGCCCTTAAATTTTTCAGTATTGCGGATCAGGTCTATCACTGGCGACTGCTCGATCGCGAGATATATCTGGCATTCTGGATCGTCATTTTCGGAATGCTGGGTTTTTATCTTTTAGGCAAAATCCGCACCCCTCATGACTCCGTGGTAGAAAAAGTAAGCGTTCCACGGATCCTGCTTTCCATCATCACTTTTACATTTGTCATCTACATGATTCCCGGTATGTGGGGAGCACCACTGAAGGCACTTGCAGGTTATCTTCCGCCCCGCTCCACCATTGATTTTGATCTCACCAAACGAGGGTCAGGTACTATGGTCACATCACCCGGAGTGACCAAAAAGTATACGAATTTATTCCACCTGCCTCACGATCTGGATGGTTTTTTCGACTACCAAGAAGCTTTGGCCTATTCCCGGACAGTGAACAAACCTGTTTTTATTGATTTTACAGGCCATGGTTGTGTCAATTGCAGGGAAATGGAAGAAAGGGTCTGGTCCGATCCCGCTGTGTTACAAAGACTACGGAACGATTTTGTAATTGTGGCGCTTTACGTAGATGATAAAAGCGAACTGCCCGAAGCAGAATGGTATACTTCAACCTACGATCAGAAAGTAAAAAAGACCATAGGTGCACAAAATGCGGACCTCCAGATTGTGAAGTATAACAATAATGCTCAGCCCCATTATTGCCTGGTCGATGGAGACGGGAAACTTCTGGTTGCGCCTAAAAACTATGACCTTGATCCGGTTAAGTTTGGGGCATTCCTGGACAGCGGGAAGGCTGCATTCCGGAAGTAA
- a CDS encoding C40 family peptidase: MMIFKLERFIFTALLGLVLNITAQAQSTTRELAEADTLNTIESLVSFATKHLHIPYRSGGTSKRGFDCSGFVRYCYNKLDITLPHSSSAQANHGEKIELEQARPGDLIFFKGQSSKSSRIGHVGIITEVTPSYVRFIHSAFKGGIRYDLLSASYYQKRFVAIRRMIQ, encoded by the coding sequence ATGATGATATTCAAGTTAGAACGGTTCATTTTTACTGCGTTACTAGGCCTGGTGCTAAATATCACAGCACAGGCGCAATCCACCACCAGGGAGTTGGCAGAGGCCGATACCCTCAATACAATAGAATCGCTGGTTTCTTTTGCCACGAAACACCTGCATATTCCATACCGGTCTGGCGGAACTTCCAAAAGAGGATTTGATTGTTCGGGTTTTGTAAGATACTGCTACAATAAGCTGGATATTACGCTGCCTCATTCCAGTTCTGCACAGGCAAATCACGGGGAGAAAATAGAACTTGAACAAGCCCGGCCCGGGGATCTTATTTTTTTTAAAGGACAAAGCAGCAAGAGTTCCAGGATCGGGCATGTGGGCATTATCACGGAGGTAACCCCATCATACGTGCGTTTTATTCACTCGGCATTCAAAGGCGGCATTCGTTACGATTTGCTCAGTGCCAGTTACTACCAGAAAAGATTTGTAGCGATCAGGAGGATGATCCAATAA
- a CDS encoding response regulator transcription factor: MKKLLLFVCNDFYRIGMVVSVREFDPEADFHYAESLEDSLNALKEVDFDILIADLRLSDPASLAYIGMIQSVRPSIKIMVLGEENEKVWALPFYKNGVHAICLKSMRKQEFYMALQAVSNGKKYMFEGLTDFLLEGLVEHNLMNLLSKRETEVLDYLVKGFRTAEIAAHLALRPSTISTVKANVYHKMQVTNLIDLISKVKFNPKYAEF; this comes from the coding sequence ATGAAAAAATTATTGCTCTTCGTTTGTAATGACTTCTACCGCATTGGAATGGTGGTTTCGGTCAGAGAATTTGATCCCGAAGCGGACTTTCATTATGCCGAAAGCCTCGAAGATTCTCTGAATGCCTTAAAAGAGGTTGATTTCGATATACTGATAGCGGATTTACGCCTATCCGATCCCGCCAGCCTGGCCTACATCGGTATGATTCAGTCGGTCCGGCCGTCCATCAAAATTATGGTTTTGGGAGAAGAAAATGAAAAAGTATGGGCACTGCCGTTCTATAAAAATGGGGTCCATGCGATATGTCTGAAATCCATGCGAAAGCAAGAGTTTTATATGGCGCTGCAGGCGGTTTCCAACGGAAAAAAATATATGTTCGAAGGCCTTACAGACTTTTTACTGGAAGGGTTGGTGGAGCACAATCTGATGAATCTGCTGTCAAAACGGGAGACCGAAGTACTTGATTACCTGGTCAAGGGATTTAGAACTGCCGAAATTGCGGCACATCTCGCACTGAGGCCCTCCACCATCAGTACCGTTAAAGCCAATGTTTACCATAAAATGCAGGTCACCAATCTGATAGACCTGATCTCAAAGGTGAAGTTCAATCCTAAATATGCGGAATTCTGA
- a CDS encoding AIR synthase related protein — MTNTDRYLQRGVSASKEDVHKAIEKIDKGIFPKAFCKIVPDILAGDPEYCTVMHADGAGTKTSLAYLYWKETGDISVWKGIAQDAIVMNTDDLLCVGATGPMLYSSTIDRNKNRIPGEVIAEVINGAEEVLEMLRSYGVEIYSTGGETADVGDLVRTVTVNSTVIARMKRSEVIDNANIQAGDVIVGLASYGQASYENEYNGGMGSNGLTSARHDVLGKYLAEKYPESFDPEVNPELVYSGTKSLTDNIEGSPVDAGKLILSPTRTYAPVAKALLDEMRTLIHGMVHCSGGAQTKILHFVDNLHIIKDNLLPVPPLFALIQEQSGTSWQEMYKVFNMGHRLEIYLSPEYAARVIEISKSFGIDAQIIGRVEASPLKKLTIKSEYGEFFYN, encoded by the coding sequence ATGACAAACACCGACAGGTACCTGCAGCGGGGCGTTTCAGCTTCAAAGGAAGACGTTCACAAAGCGATTGAAAAGATTGACAAGGGTATTTTCCCCAAAGCATTTTGCAAGATTGTACCTGATATCCTTGCCGGAGATCCTGAATATTGTACCGTTATGCATGCTGACGGTGCCGGTACCAAAACCTCGCTGGCCTACCTTTACTGGAAAGAAACCGGAGATATCTCGGTGTGGAAGGGTATTGCTCAAGATGCCATCGTAATGAATACCGATGATCTGCTCTGCGTTGGTGCCACAGGACCCATGTTGTACTCCTCCACCATCGACAGAAACAAAAACCGGATACCCGGCGAAGTAATCGCGGAAGTGATTAACGGTGCTGAAGAAGTCCTGGAAATGCTGAGAAGTTATGGTGTGGAAATATACAGTACAGGTGGCGAAACGGCGGATGTGGGTGATCTGGTCAGAACGGTGACGGTGAACAGTACGGTAATTGCCCGTATGAAAAGATCTGAAGTAATTGATAATGCAAATATTCAGGCAGGAGATGTGATTGTGGGGCTTGCATCTTACGGCCAGGCAAGCTACGAAAATGAATACAACGGGGGCATGGGCAGCAACGGGCTTACCTCAGCCCGCCACGATGTGCTCGGCAAATACCTGGCTGAAAAATACCCTGAAAGTTTTGACCCGGAAGTAAACCCGGAACTGGTATACAGCGGAACCAAATCACTTACGGATAACATCGAAGGATCACCAGTGGATGCCGGCAAGCTGATACTTTCTCCTACCCGCACCTATGCTCCGGTGGCCAAAGCCTTGCTGGACGAAATGCGGACATTGATCCATGGTATGGTCCACTGCAGCGGCGGCGCACAGACCAAAATTCTCCATTTTGTGGACAATCTGCATATCATTAAAGACAATCTGTTACCTGTTCCTCCTTTGTTCGCACTCATTCAGGAACAAAGTGGTACCAGCTGGCAGGAAATGTATAAGGTTTTTAATATGGGGCACCGGCTGGAGATATATCTTTCTCCTGAGTATGCCGCAAGAGTGATTGAAATTTCAAAATCCTTTGGGATTGACGCACAGATCATCGGCCGTGTCGAAGCATCACCGTTGAAAAAACTCACCATAAAAAGTGAGTATGGTGAGTTTTTCTATAACTAA
- the argB gene encoding acetylglutamate kinase produces MAEALYIIKIGGNVIDNPEACSRFLSEFSKIPGPKILVHGGGKIATQIAARLQIETQMVEGRRITDKPMLDVVTMVYGGLVNKTLVAQLQVSGCNAIGLTGADGGIIRSVKRPVKTVDYGFVGDIEAVNASQINALLESNLVPVIAPLTYDKAGTLLNTNADTMASATAIAMASFYTANLIYCFEKKGVLSDPDNDDAVIPSLSPVSYLEHKEKGVINKGMIPKLDNAFAALQAGVGKVTICHADDLLKAIGEQAGTTITL; encoded by the coding sequence ATGGCTGAAGCGCTGTATATTATCAAAATAGGAGGCAATGTAATTGATAACCCTGAGGCCTGTTCAAGGTTTCTGAGTGAATTTTCAAAGATACCTGGACCTAAAATCCTGGTTCATGGAGGCGGGAAAATTGCCACGCAGATAGCGGCCAGGCTTCAGATCGAAACGCAGATGGTTGAAGGGCGCCGGATTACTGACAAGCCTATGCTGGATGTTGTGACCATGGTGTATGGTGGGCTCGTCAACAAAACTCTGGTGGCCCAGCTGCAGGTATCCGGCTGTAATGCCATCGGGCTCACCGGGGCCGACGGCGGGATAATCAGATCCGTTAAAAGGCCTGTCAAAACTGTTGATTATGGGTTTGTGGGAGATATAGAAGCGGTGAATGCCAGCCAGATAAATGCACTTCTGGAAAGTAATTTAGTTCCCGTAATAGCCCCTCTGACCTACGATAAAGCAGGTACCTTGCTCAATACCAATGCGGATACGATGGCTTCGGCTACGGCCATCGCGATGGCTTCTTTTTATACGGCCAACCTTATTTATTGCTTTGAAAAAAAAGGAGTACTCTCTGATCCTGACAATGATGATGCGGTTATACCTTCCTTGAGTCCGGTATCATATCTTGAGCACAAAGAAAAAGGAGTTATCAATAAAGGGATGATCCCAAAGCTCGATAACGCTTTTGCAGCTTTACAGGCCGGTGTGGGCAAGGTGACCATTTGCCATGCCGATGATTTGCTGAAGGCCATTGGAGAACAGGCAGGAACTACCATTACGCTGTAA
- a CDS encoding T9SS type A sorting domain-containing protein codes for MPVHQLNSGMYIVRLTSSEKSISQKILVVQ; via the coding sequence ATGCCCGTACACCAGCTGAATTCCGGAATGTATATCGTGCGCTTAACCTCATCCGAAAAAAGCATCAGCCAGAAGATCCTGGTGGTACAATAA
- a CDS encoding MFS transporter, producing the protein MKNYRWFIVTMLLIATTINYIDRQVIGLLKPVLEKEFDWTETDFARIVMAFSAAYATGLLLMGRLIDRVGTKWGYAIAVIIWSLAGMMHAVVRSVSGFAAVRMILGIGEAGNFPAAMKAVSEWFPKKEKGLATGILNAGSSVGVVAALLIVPWILSSYGWQEVFWITGFFGFIWLIVWWLVYELPAKHSRVTADELAMIHEGQDLAKQPAPAIKWGALFRMPQTWAVVTGKFLIDPIYWFFLFWLPSYFASTFGLDLKKPSLPLMVIYAATTIGSVGGGYFSSWLIKKGWSVLKARKSALLIFALLEFSIILVQFMTNVWFAVALLSLAVALHQAWATNVFTLASDLFPKESVSSVVGIAGMAGAAGGILFPMLIGSILDQYKAVGNLRGGYDVIFTLCGFIYSAAWLIMNFLTKQSEPK; encoded by the coding sequence ATGAAAAACTACCGATGGTTCATCGTGACCATGCTGTTGATTGCAACCACAATCAACTATATCGACCGCCAGGTAATTGGCTTACTAAAACCGGTTCTGGAAAAGGAATTCGATTGGACCGAAACCGATTTCGCACGTATCGTAATGGCATTCAGTGCTGCGTACGCTACTGGGTTGCTGCTCATGGGACGGCTCATAGACAGAGTAGGCACCAAATGGGGCTATGCAATTGCCGTGATTATATGGAGCCTGGCTGGTATGATGCATGCGGTCGTCCGCAGTGTTTCGGGATTTGCGGCAGTGAGAATGATTCTTGGCATTGGCGAAGCAGGTAATTTTCCGGCTGCTATGAAAGCGGTCTCGGAATGGTTTCCAAAAAAAGAAAAAGGATTGGCAACGGGTATTCTCAATGCAGGATCCAGCGTGGGTGTGGTGGCAGCGCTCCTGATCGTTCCCTGGATTTTAAGCTCTTACGGCTGGCAGGAAGTTTTCTGGATCACAGGTTTTTTCGGGTTTATATGGCTAATTGTCTGGTGGCTGGTGTATGAGCTTCCGGCAAAACATAGCCGCGTAACCGCAGATGAGCTCGCTATGATCCATGAAGGTCAGGATCTGGCGAAGCAGCCAGCCCCGGCTATAAAATGGGGCGCACTTTTCCGTATGCCACAGACGTGGGCTGTTGTGACCGGGAAATTTTTGATCGATCCTATTTACTGGTTTTTCCTCTTCTGGCTGCCTTCCTATTTCGCTTCAACGTTCGGGCTGGACTTAAAAAAGCCGAGCTTACCGCTCATGGTCATTTACGCGGCTACGACCATTGGTTCCGTTGGCGGAGGCTATTTCTCTTCGTGGCTGATCAAAAAAGGCTGGTCGGTTCTTAAAGCCCGAAAGAGTGCGTTATTGATTTTTGCACTGTTAGAATTCTCGATTATCCTGGTTCAGTTTATGACTAACGTGTGGTTTGCCGTAGCCTTGTTAAGCCTGGCGGTTGCGCTGCACCAGGCATGGGCAACCAATGTTTTTACGTTAGCATCTGACCTTTTCCCCAAAGAATCAGTAAGCTCCGTGGTAGGTATCGCAGGTATGGCCGGTGCGGCAGGAGGTATACTATTCCCCATGCTAATTGGCTCAATACTAGACCAGTATAAGGCCGTGGGAAATCTGCGAGGGGGTTATGATGTCATTTTCACCCTCTGTGGATTTATCTATTCTGCAGCATGGTTAATCATGAATTTCCTCACTAAGCAATCGGAACCAAAATAG
- the argH gene encoding argininosuccinate lyase: MKLWQKENTVTSEKIERFTVGRDREMDLNLAEFDVLGNLAHAQMLESIGLLSAGELASLQEELSVIYAQVQRGEFVIEEGVEDVHSQVELMLTRKLGDTGKKIHSGRSRNDQVLVDMKLYTRDRLFKVVQATDKLFSTLIKRSEQHKNDLLPGYTHLQIAMPSSFGLWFGAYAEGLIDDVIQLRAAYRLANRNPLGSGAGYGSSFPLNRKMTTDLLGFEGMHHNVVYAQMSRGRTEQAALTAISSLAATVSRLAMDVCLYNSQNFSFIILPDDMTTGSSIMPHKKNPDVAELLRAKTNRMKALPMEVTMVLSNLPSGYHRDMQLLKEILMPAFDEILDCLDIANFMLENMQVKQDLLNEPKYDLLFSVERVNDLVIKGVPFRDAYRQVGAEIADGTYEAPRVLNHTHEGSIGNLQNDLIRARMDEELESFAFENVEQSVKKLLASADAGIV, translated from the coding sequence TTGAAACTCTGGCAAAAGGAAAATACGGTTACTTCCGAAAAAATTGAGCGTTTTACCGTTGGAAGGGATCGGGAAATGGATTTGAATCTGGCAGAATTTGATGTGCTGGGTAATCTGGCGCACGCTCAGATGCTGGAGTCGATCGGCCTCCTGAGCGCCGGTGAACTTGCCAGCTTACAGGAAGAACTTTCTGTGATCTATGCGCAGGTCCAGCGTGGTGAATTTGTGATAGAAGAAGGCGTGGAAGATGTGCATTCTCAGGTGGAGCTCATGCTCACGCGTAAACTGGGAGATACCGGCAAGAAAATTCACAGCGGACGTTCCCGTAATGACCAGGTACTGGTGGACATGAAGTTGTATACCCGTGATCGTCTCTTTAAAGTGGTGCAGGCCACGGATAAACTTTTTTCAACACTCATAAAGAGGTCGGAACAGCATAAAAATGATCTGTTACCTGGGTATACCCATCTGCAGATTGCAATGCCGTCGTCTTTCGGTTTGTGGTTTGGAGCATACGCCGAAGGTTTAATAGACGATGTGATCCAGCTCAGAGCCGCTTACCGGCTGGCTAACCGAAATCCGCTGGGGTCGGGTGCTGGTTACGGATCGTCATTTCCGCTCAATCGGAAAATGACAACCGATCTGCTCGGTTTTGAGGGGATGCACCACAATGTGGTTTATGCGCAAATGAGCCGCGGCCGAACCGAACAGGCAGCTCTTACCGCAATTTCTTCACTCGCCGCAACAGTTTCCCGTCTGGCCATGGACGTATGTCTGTACAATAGCCAGAACTTCAGTTTTATTATATTGCCAGATGATATGACCACTGGCAGCAGTATCATGCCACACAAGAAAAATCCGGATGTGGCAGAATTGCTTCGTGCCAAAACAAACCGGATGAAGGCGTTGCCGATGGAAGTAACGATGGTGTTGAGCAATCTGCCATCGGGATATCATCGGGATATGCAGCTGCTCAAAGAAATATTAATGCCCGCTTTTGACGAAATACTGGACTGTCTGGATATCGCCAATTTTATGCTTGAAAACATGCAGGTAAAACAGGATCTACTGAATGAGCCGAAGTATGATCTGTTGTTCAGTGTGGAGAGGGTCAATGATTTGGTTATCAAAGGGGTACCATTCCGCGATGCCTATCGCCAGGTTGGAGCGGAAATTGCAGACGGAACCTATGAAGCTCCCCGTGTATTAAATCATACCCATGAGGGGAGTATAGGAAATCTGCAAAACGATCTGATACGGGCAAGAATGGACGAAGAACTGGAAAGTTTCGCTTTTGAAAACGTAGAGCAGTCAGTTAAGAAACTGTTAGCTTCTGCCGATGCGGGGATTGTTTAG
- a CDS encoding ThuA domain-containing protein has protein sequence MLSFSRKGLLCAVLGLLFTYPKIVAQDHKTFKVIAFFTGKNDKAHISFVGEAHKWFPKLAASNHFTYDSTSNWDNLNPEFLSRYQVVLFLDTRPEKPEQRAAFQKYMENGGGWMGFHFAAFALTPSAYPQNWDWYHHDFLGSGQYGSNTWRPTSAILRVEDRSSPITKNLPATIKASPNEWYRWEKDLKANPDINILLSIDPSSFPLGTGPKAHEIWHSGYYPVVWSNQKYRMVYFNMGHNDIDYENKTNRELSFTFENEEQNKLITNAILWLGRGE, from the coding sequence ATGCTCTCATTTAGTAGAAAAGGGTTGCTATGCGCCGTACTGGGCCTGCTTTTTACTTACCCGAAAATCGTTGCCCAGGACCATAAAACCTTTAAGGTTATCGCATTCTTTACCGGCAAGAACGACAAAGCGCATATAAGCTTTGTGGGTGAAGCACATAAATGGTTTCCCAAACTTGCTGCCAGCAACCATTTCACCTACGACTCAACCAGCAACTGGGATAACCTCAATCCGGAATTTCTCTCCAGGTACCAGGTGGTTCTTTTCCTGGATACACGCCCCGAAAAACCCGAGCAAAGGGCTGCATTTCAGAAATATATGGAAAATGGCGGTGGGTGGATGGGTTTCCACTTTGCCGCTTTTGCACTTACTCCCTCAGCATATCCGCAAAACTGGGACTGGTACCATCATGATTTTCTGGGATCGGGGCAGTATGGCAGTAATACCTGGCGGCCAACTTCAGCTATTCTGCGTGTGGAAGACCGCAGCAGCCCGATAACCAAGAATTTACCCGCTACCATCAAAGCATCTCCGAATGAATGGTACCGGTGGGAAAAGGACCTGAAGGCCAACCCGGATATTAATATTTTACTCTCCATAGACCCCTCCAGCTTCCCGCTCGGTACCGGACCGAAAGCGCATGAAATCTGGCACAGTGGTTATTATCCCGTGGTTTGGAGTAATCAGAAATACCGGATGGTATACTTCAATATGGGGCATAATGATATTGATTACGAAAACAAAACCAACAGGGAACTATCATTCACTTTTGAAAATGAGGAACAAAATAAGCTGATCACCAATGCAATCCTCTGGCTGGGAAGGGGCGAATAG